The genomic segment agggttcgcgtcccagtggtacctgttcatttatcacttatataaattcctcttcggtgataattctccatatactctcgaggtagcgtgaatttgatattaaacgacatttgtagcttcatgattgtataaaaatcacggtgtgataaaaatttcataataagagctgcgtgttccaaacgtaccaacgaactatcatggcggaggtgggtcattgccgaggctaaagtacaatttccccgctcacgacgggaaaaacagtacagcagactcggtaatgatttatacctctcttgatggcgcggtggtaacgtccactggagtcgttgaatgggtccatgtcaagggttcgcgtcccagtggtacctgttcatttatcacttatataaattcctcttcggtgataattctccatatactctcgaggtagcgtgaatttgatattaaacgacatttgtagcttcatgattgtataaaaatcacggtgtgataaaaaatttcataataagagctgcgtgttccaaacgtaccaacgaactatcatggcggaggtgggtcattgccgaggttaagtacaatttcccgctcacgacgggaaaaacagtacagcagactcggtaatgatttatacctctcttgatggcgcggtggtaacgtccactggagtcgttgaatgggtccatgtgaAGGGTTcggcgtcccagtggtacctgttcatttatcacttatataaattcctcttcggtgataattctccatatactctcgaggtagcgtgaatttgatattaaacgacatttgtagcttcatgattgtataaaaatcacggtgtgataaaaatttcataataagagctgcgtgttccaaacgtgccaacgaactatcatggcggtggggtcattgccgaggctaagtacaatttccccgctcacgacgggaaaaacagtacagcagactcggtaatgatttatacctctcttgatggcgcggtggtaacgtccactggagtcgttgaatgggtccatgtgaagggttcgcgtcccagtggtacctgttcatttatcacttatataaattccccttcggtgataattctccatcggagatactctcgaggtagcgtgaatttgatattaaacgacatttgtagcttcatgattgtataaaaatcacggtgtgataaaaaatttcatggatacatatatttaaaaataaatctcagcagagctttcgagaatctgttcgattgataaaaggaatcgaacagatttccgaaagctctctatatagatttatttttaaacatatgtacacatacataactgttgTGGATTTGTTTCACCACTCTTATGTATTTTGCTATGGCTGTTTGTCAATCTTTCTGTTACTGAATGATGGTCTTTTAGGTTCCTCATGCGTAGTCTACGTGAGCGCATCCTGAAtaagacataaaatgaaaaaacagttgaatttctttctttcaggGCAAGGCCTCTGATCTTCGCCTGTTTGTGGGGAGCTTCGTACACGCGACTAAAGATGACCCGATGGTCATGCTTACGAATACCATTCTGGGAGTTTCTTCAAAGCATGTAGGTATTTTGACGTAGCTTTGTAATCTGGTTTGTAACCTGTTAATGACACAGATTTAAATGTAACAGGAGACGCCCACCTAGTGGCACCAAGAGCAAGTTGCTGAGTCAGCTGTATTcaaatttcaattttcttctctgttttccttGCTATTTCTGTTTCCTTAAGTGATGAGACATATATTAAGGTTCAAAAAATTCATTTCCAGTTATAGAACTACTGTATTCAAACCGTTCGGGTATTACTGAACATAGATAACCCTTCCATTGCTGCACAACAAAAACCGTGTGCTCATGTCATTTGCGCTATGTAGTGAAAACCTTGTACCCATATCGTTTCCAACTTGTACCCTTAACTGGGGCTGATTAGATATGGGCATTAGTTCACCCTTCAAATTGGCCTTTGAAGATAAGACATCCGCTTTTCAGATCGCCTTTTTGGAGCCCATTGAGAAGCTGGAGGAGATCAAGGCAATGTACGAGATTCCTGACTTAAACGTTATTTTCATGACCGGCAGGTAATGGTATTTTACTTGGCTGTACTGATATTTGAGGTTTCACCACCTTGTTCATGGCTTAACTAAGGCGCAGCGAGTGTCACACCAACACATTTTCAGCCTTAGGGGACTAAGAGTTTCACCACTTTGTCCATGGCTTAAGACGCAGAGAATGccatacaaatacatttttagCCATCTTTCAATATCTTCCGGCAAATATGGCACCAAGCAGCCAGCACAGAGCTAGAACTGAAATAGTTTTAATGTTCTTATGTGACGCTTTCTTAACAGAATTTGGCACCTGAATCTTGTACCAATGCACAAAATCACACTGGCTACTTGGTGGAATGATGCTTAAAGATCCTCTTAACGCACAATTTTATCTTTATCAAAAGTGCTCAAGAGAATGGCTTAGTTTGAAAAAAACTAGatgacatatttttctaaatctAATTGTTgcaatttagaatttttatatctAAGCAGTAGGAGCCAGAACATCATATTATCTCAGACAACTCTGTTGTCATTCTTTGTAAAGAGGAAAtggtggttagagagagagagagagagagataacttatTAGGGAATGGCTATAGATAAGAAACAACACCACACTCACCCTGTCTTTGTCAAATTCACGTATTAATATTCACATTTTAACTGTTAAACCCTCAGGCAAAAAAACTGCTCAACATTACCCAGTGCCTACACGTACACAGAAAGCTCACCAGAACTTGCTCAACCCCTTACATACTACGCACTATTCACTCCTGTCCTACGCTCACTTTCGTGGTTCCTGGGTAGTAAGACGCTTTCTTTCCAGTGCCTCTCTATCTCCACCTGCCTAGCACTTTACTAACGCTTCCAAATGAAACACTTTTCCCAGACTTATCCTCCTCAAGTCCTTCAACATGGCCAAACCATATTAACATACAGTATGATTTATCCTTTCACACACGCTAACCATTTTCATACTTCTgtgtatctccatatttctcccCTCTAATTTTTTGCACAGCAAATATATTACGCAAAATCATCATTAAAACACTCATCCATTTTTTCCTCATCAGTATTCACCGtgtatacttcacttccataatgcAGAGTTGGTTCAACCATCCCAACAAACATTCCCTTTTTGGTTTCCATAGACATCGCAAGTCTTTTCCCATTATTGAACAaacaccctgctaccttccttgcttcacctattcagTGACACGTGTACACCTGTTGTTTAAAGCTTTTCAATATCTTAGGAATTTTACACCCTTTAATATCCTGTAAACATTATGCTGCAATCTTTTTAGCCTTAAATTAAGCAAATTTGAAGCCTTTGACTATTTTCAGCCAGTTTATGATTCCTGGGTTCATCGACACTCACATTCACGCTCCTCAGTTTCCCAACAACGGGCTGAAGTTGAATCTTCCACTTTTGGACTGGCTGCAGAACTATACCTTCCCGACAGAGGCCAGACTCTCCGACGAGAATTACGCGAAGCAACTCTACCCGAGAGTTGTAGTaggtatattttttctaaatgtagATTTGAGGTTTGTGAAGTAGGTACAATTACCCACAAGGAAGTTTGTGCTAACAGCAAGGGAGCTCAACACTTCAATTTGCAATAGGGTATACTGTACGTGGATTTTCAACAGCCAAGGCATCTTGACTTCTCAATATCTTCACGCATTTTGAATATTCTTATATCATTGCAAGCCTTGAATCTAAGAGGGTAAATGAAAGATGAGCCTGTGCTCTCCATGGATTTGAACAAACAcatcatattaatttatttcagctCACACAAATGCactcgcacacatatatatattaattattcgATTCCTTCACGGATTTTTGTGTGCGTCTTAAGGAATAAGTGAAGAAGGTTCCCTTTCCTCCAAAATTCTGTTGTGATTGTAAGGATGGTTCTATTCTAGCTCTAGTGAAAAGGATCTGAATTGGGAAGATACCTGATGTACGAGTTGAGAAATGTTGATAATCTTATCGTGGCTTGGTGTATTAGGCCAGCTGCTCTCTAACCTGATGTATGTGGGTTCTAGCCCTCCATGTAAAGAAATGCTTCTCCATTTATTATATAGGTTCTAGTCCCTCATGAAAGGAGAAGTTTCTTCATTTAGTCCCTACCTGTATTTCAGGCTTGATGTGACACGCCTATTCATAATGTGTGATAGACAACTTTTTATGATAACAGATAACCCAAACTTTAATTCATCGCCAAATGTTGATCTTACACTTTAGTAACAATCCTTCTCACGCAGGACCGCCTACTTCGCAACGGCACAACAACCGCGTCTTATTTTGCCTCTCTGCATTTACCTGCGACTAAAATATTGGCTGACACGGTGAAAGAGAAGGGTCAGCGAGGCCTTGTGGGGAAGGTCAGCATGCTGATGAACTCTCCAGATTACTACAAGGAAAACTCCTTGGAAGAGAGCGTAAAGGAAAACGAAGAATTCATACTCTACGTCAGAAGCCTGAATGTAAGTTTCGAGATTCAAGTAAGCGTGCTCTTTCACGCTGTCACTCCAGTGCCCGACTTCATGCTTACTCTGTTTTTCTGCTCACCCATTCCCTTTACTCTccttttactctctttttctACCTAGCTGTGTAGCTTCTTTGACTTTGTCTTGCTCAAATTTGCATTGTCAATTTAATAACAAATCTTTAAGTTCAAGACTCTGAGAGCCTAGGAATGACTCAGTAGTCTGGGCGAGCATGTTTTTAAAAGtgttaattataaaaacattaatggaATTAAATATGATTGTGGCATCTgctgcattcagtttgtataagGTTTTGAACTGTCTTTGCTCTTTCCATGTCACTGCATTTCAAGAATGTAGGTGCCTGTCCATGAAAGCTGATTTCTGCAGCAACAGCCAGCTCCCCTCCCTTGCCATTGTCTCCCAGACTGATGGTGGTTTAAGAACATCTGtttacgcgcgcgcgcacacacatacacgcacactcaAACCACTCACGGCCTATGCCTCAACAGGGACAACAAGTGCCCTTCCAGATATAAGAGGGCTACCATGAAAGCTTTTTTAAGATGAGCTTTAACCTGATGTTCCTTGTGGCAAGACACCCACCAAGAATTGAACTGTATGTCCCAAATGTCGATCAGTAATGGACACTCAAACATGCAGGTCATAAAGGAAACACGATGTGCATTTGATTGATGGTATAACAGCAGTAAGCAGCTACCACATAACCATGAAAATACCATGAAGTTATACTGCAGTGCAAGGATGTTCTCTAAATATCTAGATGATGAGCATGCTTGACCCTATTATATATTGCCAAAATAGCCGTACCAAAAACCTGATTACAAAGATAGCTCAGCCCCACCATTGTAGGATCCCCTGAAGCAGACCAATGTGGTATACCTGTTCAAATGCACGGTCTGTGGATATCATGGCTCATAAATGGGTATAATTACAGTGAAGCTAGCCAGGAGGATTGCCTGTCATGCACATGAAAGGCTGTAAAGAACCACATGCGAGAAGCACACCAAACTGACATTGTAAAAGACACCAAAGTAAAGAATAATTGGCGAGGTCCCTGACCTGAGGCACCTACGGCTACTCAAGGCACCCTTATCTAACAGAAGCCCTCTTTGAACACAACGCAGGAAACATTTCTCATGCCCACCAACATCAAGCACGCTTGTAACCAGGACTTAACAAGACTCATGGCCAATATTGACTCCAACACTGCAAGAGACAACAGAACAAGTATTTCTATGCATGAGCAACACCAGTGCAGCCAAGGAATTGATAACCATCTCTCGACCAACcagaatataaatggaaataccAGTGGCTGAGTCATCACACCAGGAAAGCAGCCAGCACCATCCCCCAATGCGCAGCAAGGCTGCAACAATGTAACCATTTAGGCTAAACGGACTTATTCTCAGTCAACCAGTGGCCGATAAGCATCCTGACTCCCAGTGATCGCCTTGCATGCAACATGTCGGGGGTTAGACTCACTACTGCAGAGCAGTCTACTGTGGTCTTTTAGCATGATCATACCTAGTAGAGCCTGAGTGGAATGTGGCCTAGACTCTCTTATAAATGACTAACACAGGGAACACAAGGATTAAAAAACCATGGGATGACCTACACCTTATTTCAATGCTGGCTCAAGAGTTCATTGTAAACATCAGAGTTATTTTGGAACTTGGACATTTTAtatctcttttattaaaataattccaCCATAAAATTTTTACTTCTCCATTTAGGAAAGAATGACAAATATATGAGAGTTATTGGTGGAATACAGTAACAGAGAACGACCAGtcatgagaaagaaaaaaggcatacaaattgaatgcagctggTGCATCAATCACATTTAATTCCACCTGTTGGCAAAAGAGTCTTCTACCTACAAGTAATATTAATGGCCAAAGAAGGTCTGTTATGTTATCTCATCTGAACAATAGTGTATTATCAAAGTGATGTGGTAATGTAAGGGCatgcatattttttaaagatgCAGTAGGGAATTACCTAGATAAATGCAATACAGACATCCAGATTGTTCCATGCACTTTAGTATAAAGATAAACATAACGAAACTTGCAATTCAGCTTAGTATGCAAAATGACTTACAGACTCCGCTGGTACTCCCAATTGTCACTCCTCGATTTGCTCCCACTTGTCATGCAGAACAACTGAAGGCTCTGGGCCAGCTAGCCAAAAAATACCAGTGTCACGTTCAAAGCCACTTGAGTGAGACCAGGCCAGAGTTATCTTGGGTCAAAGAGCTGTTTCCCTGGTCGGAATCATACACCGACGTTTATCACAAGTGCGAACTGTTAGGCCCTAAGGTAAGATGCATCTTATGTTATTAGTTATGAGTGTATGCTGATGTGATACAGTAACAACTCAACTTAAGACCTCACCTTAGCAGGcttctgtacttatcagttaccacattacaataatttttcttgtgGTACCATTTTAGATGTgtctcttaaattgaatgttaagtaTAAAGTACAGGTCaatttaggttaggaactatttgtaattactcttaactgtAATGTATCTAGAAAGTATTCAAGTGTAGGCTATAACACAGGGACTTTGTTACTTAAGAGACTTGGTTACTTATCAGACGCCCAAGGCGTCTGTTAAGTTGAGTTGCTACTAACAAGCTTATATTCTAAATTGTGTAATATCTTGAAAACGTTAAACTGTGAGACCTTAAGGCTGAATAGCTTATAATGAGATTGTAATCCCAAAGACGATTATGGCTCACGGCGTTTGGCTGGATGATGCCGAAGTCAAGGTACTGAAGGAGAGTGGCGTAGGAATCTCTCACTGTCCAAACTCCAACATCTCGATACGATCGGGGCTTTGCAATGTCAGACGGTTGCTCGACAGCGGAGTCAAAGTGGGACTTGGGACAGGTGAGCGTCAGCCTAGTgatttgttatttaatattatgATGATTCATTAAAGTAGTCATGATTTGTTTCATAGAATTTTGtcataaataattaaagtagTCAAGGTGGAACTTGGAACGGGTGATTATCACGTTGATTATTCGTTATTTagaattttcatgactaattaaAGTACTTCAGGTGAGTATCGGCCTAGTGATTTGTTATTTAGAATTGTGATGAATCATTAAATTGActaaatataattacttatagCCTTTTTCCTCAAACAAAAGTCTGTAACCTATTTTCAGGGTTGCTTGGTTGCTTACAGTAAGAGGAATGTAGGGTTAAccaaataaatgagaaatgtagGTACAATATCTGTATAAGATTGAAAATACATCTAGATTGTTTTGAAAACTGGTTCACCTACCAGCTCCCCTTACTTAAAACCGTATCTAGGATAAAACAAATAGATGAGAAATGTAGGTACACTATCTGTATAAGATTGAAAATGTCTAGATTGCTGTGAAAAAGGTTCACCTTCCAGCTCCCCTTACTTAAAACCCTATGTGATAACCAGGTAAGCTGCCATCCATAGGGACCTTAACCAGCCACCCTCAACTTACTCCTTCAACCCAAAGACCTATCCTTCAGTAGGCCTTTAGAAGCCTTGAACTGTGCAGAACACACCATGTTCCTCCTAGTTGACCGACCTTCTCTTAAAACGTTTTAGATATAAATTCAAGTAATTATCAACTTAGTGATATTCATCTCTACGTTAAATGTAAATTTTGGAAATTCTTTGGCATTTAATGAAGTTCTTAACAGGCATCAACAACAGAGAAAGACGAAATAAGTCACTTTAAAGGActatattattttatagaaaGACAAAGCAGACTTCTAAAAATTGAGCGGCAGCCAGCCAGCCCAAGGTTCCCAGTCACATTATCAAGTCAttaaacgaatctctctctctctctctctctctctctctctctctctctctctctctctctctctctctctctctccttaacagaTTGCTCAGGCGGATACAGCTCTTCAATCCTGGACAGCATTCGACAGGCTGTGCAGACTTCCAATACTTTGGCGATTTTCGATAGCAAGCTTCAACATCTTCCGCTTTCCGAAATCTTTCGGCTGGCTACGTTAGGAGGGGCTGAGGGTacgtgtaattattattattattattattattattattattattattattattattattattattattattatacatagtCTTTTCAGTTAATCCTATTACTGTCTGTTTTCAGTGCTCACATCTGCTAAAAGTAGGTCGATGTTCATAGCAGACATAGGCCCTAGATacaagagtattattattattattattattattattacacaaagtCTTTTAAATTCTCTCATATTACTCTCTTGTCTTTAGTGCTCATACTCGTATATGTTCAAAGTAGGCCGATGTTTACAGCCACAGAtattaacactgaaaaaatattattattattattattattattattattattattattattattattattattattattattattatacaaagtctttccagttccttttattacttttttgttttcagtgctCACAGCTGCTAAAAGTAGGCCGATGTCCATGGTAGCAGATATGAGCACTGaagaaaagagagtaatttttattattattattattattcctgaaacACCATCTCGTACATTCGATACATAGGACTACGGGTAAGCTGACACCCTACACATCTTCCTCCGTACTGGGGTGGTGCCGACAGTGTACTACATGCATTGGAaacattgcttaaggttctttgcagcgcttcggcccctagctgaaactcCTTCCATCCCTTATaatgtgcctccattcatatctttcttccaccttactttccaccctttccgaacaactgtttcatagtgcaactgcaaaagatttGTACCTTGTTACACTTTTAAGGcctttttgctctcagttttcctttcagaggtcccatcacttggcctttggcctaaaatttatattccatttatatacatattttctacaGCATCCACAAGAAcactattttttatgtttttgttcagCTCTATACTCTCagcttcattttcatcttttctatATTCTTACATCTTTTTCCTCTAATTCTGCTGCTTATGCCAGATAACCTGCACATAGCATTTCTCAGGGTCTTTCCTTCCTGCAGTTCTTTGTACCTTCTTCCATTACTATGACAAAAGGCAAGTTCCTTATTGCTTTTCTTTGAAAGCCACCAAGATTCATCTCCAGTTCTTTTGGTACCCATGCAACTGACCTAGTTCTCAATCTTGTGTTATGATACAGTAATATTTCAAGTTTAATGAATCTCTCTG from the Macrobrachium rosenbergii isolate ZJJX-2024 chromosome 43, ASM4041242v1, whole genome shotgun sequence genome contains:
- the LOC136828779 gene encoding guanine deaminase-like isoform X2; this translates as MDNSSASEAASGVRRRFQNGKASDLRLFVGSFVHATKDDPMVMLTNTILGVSSKHIAFLEPIEKLEEIKAMYEIPDLNVIFMTGSQFMIPGFIDTHIHAPQFPNNGLKLNLPLLDWLQNYTFPTEARLSDENYAKQLYPRVVDRLLRNGTTTASYFASLHLPATKILADTVKEKGQRGLVGKVSMLMNSPDYYKENSLEESVKENEEFILYVRSLNTPLVLPIVTPRFAPTCHAEQLKALGQLAKKYQCHVQSHLSETRPELSWVKELFPWSESYTDVYHKCELLGPKTIMAHGVWLDDAEVKVLKESGVGISHCPNSNISIRSGLCNVRRLLDSGVKVGLGTDCSGGYSSSILDSIRQAVQTSNTLAIFDSKLQHLPLSEIFRLATLGGAEVVAMDDKIGNFEVGKEFDALLIDLTAADSPVDCEDQDSLDDRIQRFLLNGDDRNIIEVYVAGVKVHDRRPT
- the LOC136828779 gene encoding guanine deaminase-like isoform X1, whose product is MIKKVSWLLAVRLCSPQPVPMDNSSASEAASGVRRRFQNGKASDLRLFVGSFVHATKDDPMVMLTNTILGVSSKHIAFLEPIEKLEEIKAMYEIPDLNVIFMTGSQFMIPGFIDTHIHAPQFPNNGLKLNLPLLDWLQNYTFPTEARLSDENYAKQLYPRVVDRLLRNGTTTASYFASLHLPATKILADTVKEKGQRGLVGKVSMLMNSPDYYKENSLEESVKENEEFILYVRSLNTPLVLPIVTPRFAPTCHAEQLKALGQLAKKYQCHVQSHLSETRPELSWVKELFPWSESYTDVYHKCELLGPKTIMAHGVWLDDAEVKVLKESGVGISHCPNSNISIRSGLCNVRRLLDSGVKVGLGTDCSGGYSSSILDSIRQAVQTSNTLAIFDSKLQHLPLSEIFRLATLGGAEVVAMDDKIGNFEVGKEFDALLIDLTAADSPVDCEDQDSLDDRIQRFLLNGDDRNIIEVYVAGVKVHDRRPT